A stretch of DNA from Cannabis sativa cultivar Pink pepper isolate KNU-18-1 chromosome X, ASM2916894v1, whole genome shotgun sequence:
tataattagggagtagccacagcatccttatttgtataaaattatacattaattaaaattcaccttaatggacataacttgtaattaattatataggtataataattttaccccacagggattttattatatttgtataattaattaggataatatgttaaattaaattctcttaatttaccccacagggagttatggggatttaatttaatagtgttatcacaaatttaattaaagatagataataaacctccattttccaaaactaattgtttaattaaatctatcataaagttcatctaattttattaaatttaaaatttagcccacaggctattttggatttagtaaaattttaatcttcagtttatactttggtgtctagtgaaccacataattttaaataattagggagtagccacatcatccttaattatataaaattatatacattaagtggatcaagatcacataatggacatgaattatgtgaacataataatcttaccctacagggattttattatatttacataattaatatgttaaattaaattctcttaatttatcccacaagaaattatgtagatttaatttaataattttatcataaagtataaaattttgaaacttttataaataattaagtgtttcatacctttcattgagatagaaatattaaactttaagtttttcataaattgtgtaaatttatcataatctacctctaaatctaatcttattaaattaaaaatttagcccacaggtaatttttgtttaataagatttcatatgtaagcatgtttattcattggtaaaaacatgattcatttaaacctcaaaactatatatgtaattttattacatcactattcataaatttcttccataccagtagaaattttcaaaatttattctgacAACTTCATTTAGAatatacagtttttactgtataattaagaaaaataaatcactttattatcaccaataaattttaatttattgtgtatgaattcattctaatatagttaatgtgattattaacacatagtggattattttagattgttattccacattcataatttcttgcaaggtttacaaataaacctaagaaaggcagtaactgtgagcaaatcttatccacagacaagataagttctcacatttagaagtttaaggaacaagcaatatagtagtgactttgttttaaaattggcaaagacctttatgttccaagattctattgaaacttgatttagacacatttagaggtctttactacaaaatgatgtcactcataaagatatgcaagttcaatctgacaataagaaatgtgttattaataagaattcttctacattatagcaccaaaaattatgaaacatatatccataaatagaataaatgttagtaaatggtggggatattcatttcacttgattttactaactttatttagaacttgtgagaaattcattaagaatttgtattccaacaagtcaaaatcggtgcatactagaattctatcatattagaaatcatacaagtcaattaattttgaagacatggactcaaattttgcatctcttttttaacgattactcacataaataatttttctacaaaagtatagatttatatgtttcaaagacatttaaatcttaagtagagaaatggtgcattttgcatattaagatagtgagatcaaatataaaatggagaatactacattaaaattcgtgagtatggataaactccccgtctatttgcaaagtttctttaaaagcatgggttcattgctcgatacatatgcttggtacacccaaattatagtgtgtaacagatttaagaaactaagcattttttagacatggggtggagcctacatagcaaactccaatctttcctaaatctttgtctattgatactcaacaatgcggtgtacatatcgaatcgtgttctaaccaaagttgtttctcaaacatattttgagttgtgataaggttgaaaaccgacttgatgacatgtacacattttataaatacccatatatagttagagtacaattgtcaaagaaaagatctgggccctaaaccataaatgagcatatttcatttgaaaagctataaggtttaagggttacatattttattatccatctcacaacactagaattgtggaattaagaattgacttgatcagtgggagtgatcaatctaggaacctagtttccgagaaagatcattcatattttctcaaacttccgcctcaagtattagattaattatgatttagtacaacaacccttaaggttaatggttattgagaattcataactaatcattaatagtctacaagtcattgataaaattctaataagttatgttatttagtaattgcttataatttctaaaataacatgcatattgaaccatttgctcttttaagagtttgttggtccatccttaagatgacttattagaacaataagatcaatgttttctagtgattacattttgtacaataagagttcaactacaatattaatttgagacacaaattaaattatagaatgataaagaattgaagttgtagtacaacatgccatgaatgaagaaattaatatcttaaagagcaataaagtttatctttagtaaagttgcctaatggggtggagaacattaattaagcataagttttttcaccaataatattcattaggcaacattgagaaacataaagatataagagaatattcattgctaagaagttcattttgaaataagaatcagtaataaatgagatttacattctcacttgtttttataaaagattctattatagaccttggcatttgttgcttgctttaattcattaatcaattccaaacagtgaactagaggagaaggtatacagactgccataaagattttcctataataagtggtgaacatatgcaagcttaaagtgtctatttatagattaaaacaaacatctcacaaattggtattatatcatcttttcctttaggtttgaaaagagaattatggaaataattatataccagaaggttagtgagagtaatatttgttttatacgtagacaatatgttacttgcaaatgatgataaaagttttctatataagttgaaataattcatatctcaaattattattttgagataatgcatataaataacatatataattttaattaattagagagtagccacagcatctctgattaaataaaattatgtattattcatctgatataacttttatctttaagtgtgataattcaactcaaaccaacatctgaaaaatgatttggaataagaataaattaagaacattcatttgcttctatgtATGCCTatgagtctgaataagactttgcattacatttgtttcaggatcgttaagtagtatcataataactaaagttaagaccactttattcttcatacaaagtgatgaggtatctttaagatactaacaattatattcatacatattttaagatgaattgaccatctggaaatatagttaaccaattagattctaacatacttcactggttgtattgattcacataaatcaatattttattacgtccttaagattaccagtaagttatattgtagagaatcttgattgttatttccactatagaagtcagattcatttattgttttgaggatacatctcgtatgatgtattatagagtttcatagtaggcctagagttcagaattacagtttcattaggccattaagaaaattttgcgataaattcagctacaatatttatagctaataactctaagagtactggtcgaagctagcatatcgacattaagtatttagccataaaaaggcgtgataagtggccattaatcacgcaaactgaattgggtgatcgcatagatccttgactaaaggcatgccgcaacacaaattcaaggatcataaagtaaatatgggattcagttaacccatatgcagttttttttaataaaactgCATATGATTAAGaattgtattttgtattttattgtaattctttgtattttaataaaaaaaaaaaaaagaaacaaagggGATTTATTAGCGAAGGAGGGGGGGATCGAACTAGGTGTATGTAATCTACTCGCTATAAGACAATTTTTGTGGATGTTTCAAAGAATGATTCTAGAATCCGAATGAATCTAAGAAACGAATAGTTGGTTTACGTTATAGGGGAAAAACATGTatatgtaatattatatattaactaGGTATATATGAACtaaaaatatatcttatttGGACTACTTTAGACTACTAGTGTTATCTAGGAATTCCGTTTTCTTGTAGCTGGTATATTCATAGGTTTTTCCTCGAATCATTCTTTCATGAATTACTGAAAGCAAAACAAAAATTAGTTCATTCAAATTCAAGatctaataaatcaaataattcatattctcccacttggtcagcatttaaactaaaacattcaaacccaaacgttcctcattatataataaacatacgaatcatagcgacatgtcctcattataagtcgagtattatcttccatgtattacgatatatttattatataacaatgtactttatgtggcaatgtacttaagtgaataaaccctaacccttatgtttattcaggtcctcttacgataattttctcagatgaaattaaggtgcacataaatatgagaaaatatcgaaattagagtttcattaaataatttttggttgtacaaataattttctcagatactgatggagtatctcacctataaatatagggtctcggtccccgagctcctcacttattctgttcataacagcaaaatccatctaaggagagttgagagagcgaggaagcccgattacccacatcaactaGTTTCccttgcagatcaaagcttatgtgggtttgaagctcaagaatcaatggctggaggtatttcgatccttaaattatagtgcatatatgatttattaattccgcactttatacataaatatatatatttcaatttatacatataaatgtttAACAAGATTTGCTATGTTTATCCTCCAAGCTAACCATTCTTTAATTTCATTGAAACACCTAGACTATATTGACaagcaaaaaataaatgatCAATGGTTTCATGATGATTTTCATATACTATACATCTTGAATCAAGTACTATTTTAATAAACAATAATATAGTAaagaattaaatttatatattctaAGTAAAATAAGTAACAAAATATttgttcaaaaaataattaatataatggtgttgaaataaaaataaataataaaaactctaaaaataaaaaaattcttttataattaaagaaagataaaaatatcgGTGACATGCTAGTCGCTccaaactattttattttttccttattttttatttattatatttaaaataaatgtattttttgatGAACTATTTAAGACAGAGTTTagtttaaaagaataaaaatatagtaataaaaatgagaatataaatagaaatatatggaatagaatcaaatttaaaatacataaaaaaaaatattgataagaaaattattaaatttttctcatcttctattaaaatgatcgttctttccatttcaaaatataatagTTATTCcgccaaaataaagaaaaagtcatttattggaatgacattctaatactttaaaatataaccaaacaaagaaatcaaataaaaattatttcttttttatatcaTTACCTCCTACCAAAAGCCACccaaaacaaatataacaaaaaaaagtctatatgatattttttcattaggctaattatgatttttactccctaaactttgacatatGCCAAATTATGCCTTCTCAACTTTTCTGAACTGTTAATTAAAGttctcctgaactattgagattgttgtatttaaggacttttgtccaatttcattcaattttaatttttctttaaaaaataattatattgaaacgagatatattacttattaaaataataaaattgaaatatactaaaataaaccTAAGAATATCAAATTAGGCAAAATACTCCAAAttgtacataaaattaaaacgaatcttcataaaaaaattaagattaaaataaaaaattacgataacttaatttaatttttatatgttaaaatttaaattatatgtataaagtactgcaagaaaaatacatgaatatttcatctaattattaattttaaaaaattaaaattacaaaatatattaatttaaaaatagcaGTACATTTATCACTTATAAatgggatttttttttaataaaatgaagaagaaaaacacATATAATTAATGAACTTTGAATATACATTGAATTCTaccaatatttcaaaaaaaaaaaaaagacaataatTTAGCTTTTATATGTAAAAGTTTAAACTATATTACAAAATgctataagaaaaatatataaattagttcattaaattattaattttttttaaaaaaaaagaaagaatcaaaattacaaaataataatttaaaaatatcaatactATTCATCacttattaaatatatgtatctctataaaaaaaatagaactctAATTTATGCCTATtgtcattttttatataattaaattatatttaaaaaattataattattcttGCCATTAAATAAAAGGATATAAtagtaattaacaaaaaaatgaGTAACTTTTTTGTAATTTACTTTGAAAAGCCCAAAACACATTCTCTCTTTTATAGAGTTAtagataatatataaataattttttttatttttttttttgttttgataaaTCTGCAAATAAGTGTTTGTATTCTCAAAACATATATTTACAACCTATATAGTACTTGTATTTAAATAAGCCTTAAAACTACTTACAATCactataaaattttttatttttattagacaacaaaacttgtaactaaaagtatataaaaaagttgtagctaattataaattattattcatttgttgtgactaaaaagttcgtagctaaaagtattagtcacaaaaattacaatttattgtgactaaatgtattttagtcacaatacttgttgtgactaaaactaaattagtgatccAACTTGtagctaaatactatgttttagtagcaagtaactttttgttgtgactaaaaattatatttagtcacaaaaaatttatgttgtgacaaAAAAACTATTACTAAAAGTagctattttttgtagtgaattTTGCAATCCACTTCCTATAATTCTCTTGACTTCATTTGGTAAAGATAAACTAGCTAGTTCTATTTTTAACATCTTCTTTCACTCTCTCTACAAGTGTATCTACTGTAAAATATTTGGAATTCCATAATATTTCATTTCGATTCACCTAAATTTTGTATACTAGAGCTGCCATTGCAGCAGCCACCACCTTAATTTTGCCTGAATTTGTTGAACTTCGAACAATTCAACCCCCTTATTATAATCTTGGTCAGATttgctatgtttttttttttttttttttgagatgtcAGATTTGCTATGTTTATCCTCCAAGCTAACCATTCTTTAATTTCATTGAAACACCTAGACTATATTGACaagcaaaaaataaatgatCAATGGTTTCATGATGATTTTCATATACTATACATCTTGAATCaagtactatttttttttttttttttttttgaaaagaaaagaaactttattaatcaaAGCTCAAACTACAAAGAATAAAAGAGGCTAGCTTCACAAAACTTAGCTAACCACTCAGGAAAAGAATTGAGAAAGGATTGAGTCAAATGGTACTCAAGGCTTCTCTTAGCTAACATATGTGcaatttcattatctttcctATACACAAATTTGAGCTTTGTACAACGGGGAAACCTTTGGTGGCGCTTGATCTTAGTAATAGCCGATCTGTCCATTGTGAGGGAATCGCTCCCACCATTGAACTCATCCACTAACTGCTTACAATCCGTGCGCACCTCAAACTGGTTGTTGGTGTCAATCGGGCAGCTCGTCAAGGCAGCCAATATTGCTTCAGCTTCTGCACAGGTTACCGAACTGCAATGAGGGAGAAAGCACATACCTGCTGCCTGAATTTTGGCCTTCCAATCTGTCCAAATGAACCCCAAACCAACGCCCACTCTCCCTGGAATCAACGCTGCATCGCAATAAACACAGTAAACACCTTCGGGGGGGGCCTGCCAGCCGTGTAAACTGCCCTTCTGGTGTGAGATGTTGCTGCAGTGATCATCAGTGATAGTTGTAGGCTTGGGGTAGCTATTAAGCACCCAATCAATTAGTCTCTCACCCTTCATAGTAGGTAAGTGGTTCCACAACCTGTTTCTATTCT
This window harbors:
- the LOC133032161 gene encoding uncharacterized protein LOC133032161; the encoded protein is MQIDPVCHLCGTYVESLPHAIWSCAKAKEVWKLLPYYSRICKYKGGSMFDFLVEIKHHLSIDEFEEVIKICWAIWENRNRLWNHLPTMKGERLIDWVLNSYPKPTTITDDHCSNISHQKGSLHGWQAPPEGVYCVYCDAALIPGRVGVGLGFIWTDWKAKIQAAGMCFLPHCSSVTCAEAEAILAALTSCPIDTNNQFEVRTDCKQLVDEFNGGSDSLTMDRSAITKIKRHQRFPRCTKLKFVYRKDNEIAHMLAKRSLEYHLTQSFLNSFPEWLAKFCEASLFYSL